The following are encoded together in the Panicum virgatum strain AP13 chromosome 6K, P.virgatum_v5, whole genome shotgun sequence genome:
- the LOC120712529 gene encoding auxin-responsive protein SAUR76-like encodes MAKGGLGKLRCMMRRWHSSSRIARAPSPGEDAGARGASFHGAADEVPKGLHPVYVGRSRRRYLVAEELVAHPLFQTLVHRAGGAAEAGCTVVGCEVVLFEHLLWMLENADPQPESLDELVEYYACSPPPATGPAAGVGSLSNLPAAAADRSAISCVLSRRIRVGETIVNHRAVQLTDAALPAPLIRFDCL; translated from the coding sequence ATGGCGAAGGGCGGGCTGGGGAAGCTGCGGTGCATGATGAGGAGGTGGCACTCGTCCAGCCGCATCGCCCGCGCGCCGTCGCccggcgaggacgccggcgCCCGGGGCGCGTCGTTCCACGGCGCCGCGGACGAGGTGCCCAAGGGCCTGCACCCGGTCTACGTCGGCAGGTCGCGCCGCCGGTACCTCGTCGCCGAGGAGCTCGTGGCCCACCCGCTGTTCCAGACCCTCGTccaccgcgccggcggcgccgccgaggccggctgcACCGTCGTCGGCTGCGAGGTCGTCCTCTTCGAGCACCTCCTCTGGATGCTCGAGAACGCGGACCCGCAGCCCGAGTCCCTCGACGAGCTCGTCGAGTACTACGCGTGCTCACCGCCGCCAGCCACCGGCCCGGCCGCCGGAGTCGGGAGCCTCTCGAATCtcccagccgcggcggcggatcgcTCTGCGATTTCCTGTGTCCTGAGCCGTAGGATTAGAGTAGGGGAAACCATTGTTAATCACCGTGCTGTGCAGCTCACGGACGCTGCTCTTCCGGCTCCGTTGATCCGATTCGATTGCCTCTAG